The Ferrovibrio sp. MS7 sequence ACTGGCCGCTCGGCTTCCAGCGCGATGGCGAGACCACTCAGCGCGAGGCCAGCCTGATCCTGCCAGGTCAGCACCAGGCGGAGGCCGCCATCCGGCTGGCTTTCAGTACTGAGGCGGTATTTCCAATGCAGTGCCTTCTGACCTTCCAGCGACTGCTGCATCTGCGTGTATTCGATGCCCTTCTTGTAGGGATGCTCCACCACCAGGCCACTGAAGCTTTTCGTGGCGAAGGTGATCAGCGTCGCATTGACCGCAATCACCACCAGGAAGCCGAACACGA is a genomic window containing:
- a CDS encoding FixH family protein, which gives rise to MENAKSFLKQRWIPSLFVFGFLVVIAVNATLITFATKSFSGLVVEHPYKKGIEYTQMQQSLEGQKALHWKYRLSTESQPDGGLRLVLTWQDQAGLALSGLAIALEAERPVENMPAIQARMLEVAGGRYEAVLHLPRQGVWNIGIEAQRDGQHFLAAERIVVK